In one Yarrowia lipolytica chromosome 1A, complete sequence genomic region, the following are encoded:
- a CDS encoding uncharacterized protein (Compare to YALI0A01760g, weakly similar to uniprot|Q9XBG6 Bradyrhizobium japonicum YaeN protein), whose product MPLNTLTKLPRLALAVSGGSDSMALAYMISQTPGLSEKTTAYTVDHGVRSESSSEAQNVHEIVSRLGINHRILKLDALNDTKELSMRQARYSKLIAAMNDDGVSTVVTAHTQDDCIETFVVRMLRGSGLFGLAGIQPRVSFNPYTWGGGGIALKQHSRTELASGWKLMRPLLGLTKSHLRNVLVKNNIPWFEDPTNQNVEIAERNLVRKMYYEYPELIPEEFQASNVLRLLEKLNGYRIKCETEASEVSSRLLAASQSPDGTITLSEEQVKGVLTKLPHDTLQLVLRNILSPLSPLPDLSLRLHRLRGLTGRFEAGNKFNLAGVDFSLRNDKWQLSREVPRRPSDHVVQLTPGRVSLWDNRFFVVSDLPKATVQFIDWDSHRELFKSKEELNKARDQARKRNPILVYEGGYSFPALQRGVLNTMPK is encoded by the coding sequence ATGCCTTTGAACACCCTCACAAAACTTCCCAGACTCGCTCTGGCGGTCAGCGGAGGGTCCGACTCAATGGCACTGGCCTACATGATATCACAAACACCCGGTTTGAGCGAGAAAACCACAGCATACACCGTGGATCACGGGGTACGGAGTGAATCGTCTTCGGAGGCCCAAAACGTTCACGAAATCGTCTCTAGACTAGGTATAAACCATCGGATTCTCAAATTGGACGCTTTGAACGACACAAAAGAACTTTCAATGCGACAGGCGCGTTATTCGAAACTCATTGCGGCCATGAATGATGACGGAGTTTCTACAGTCGTCACGGCACATACCCAAGACGATTGTATAGAGACATTCGTGGTACGTATGCTTAGAGGAAGTGGATTATTTGGACTTGCAGGAATCCAGCCACGAGTCTCGTTTAATCCTTATACCTGGGGAGGAGGTGGTATTGCGCTGAAACAGCATTCAAGGACGGAATTGGCGTCTGGATGGAAGCTAATGAGACCGTTACTGGGTCTAACAAAGTCCCATTTACGAAATGTGCTTGTTAAGAACAACATCCCCTGGTTCGAAGACCCTACCAACCAAAACGTGGAGATTGCAGAACGAAACCTGGTGAGAAAGATGTATTACGAGTACCCGGAACTGATTCCGGAGGAGTTCCAGGCATCCAATGTATTgagactgctggagaagctcaatgGGTATCGGATAAAGTGCGAAACGGAGGCTTCCGAGGTATCTTCCAGATTGCTAGCTGCTTCTCAATCGCCAGATGGAACTATTACTCTCTCTGAGGAACAAGTGAAAGGGGTTCTGACCAAACTGCCACATGATACGCTTCAACTAGTATTGAGAAACATTCTTTCTCCGCTATCTCCGTTGCCAGATCTGTCTCTAAGGCTGCACAGACTGCGAGGCTTGACTGGACGGTTTGAAGCAGGCAACAAGTTCAACCTTGCCGGAGTCGACTTCTCCCTCAGAAACGACAAATGGCAGCTGTCGCGCGAGGTGCCTCGACGACCTTCCGATCACGTGGTCCAGCTAACTCCCGGTCGTGTGAGTCTCTGGGATAACCGGTTCTTTGTTGTTTCCGACCTCCCAAAGGCCACGGTCCAGTTTATCGACTGGGACAGTCATCGAGAGCTGTTCAAGagcaaggaggagctgaacAAGGCGCGAGATCAGGCGAGAAAGAGAAACCCCATCCTGGTTTACGAGGGTGGATATTCTTTTCCTGCTTTACAACGAGGTGTTTTGAATACAATGCCCAAGTGA
- a CDS encoding uncharacterized protein (Compare to YALI0A01782g, weakly similar to uniprot|P32357 Saccharomyces cerevisiae YBL074c AAR2 A1 cistron splicing factor, similar to Saccharomyces cerevisiae AAR2 (YBL074C); ancestral locus Anc_7.396), with product MSRPPKTTIALDIPAGWLVGIDLYYFTSTPTFKGIKSIPPGRTHILHWGQDETSVRNGVVFEAKEGEVLIFKWDSKKEEMLTNQTIDIAEALSIVPEQYPYMLAFDTISEEHHTAESADFATLTNHVTQSVVSSVIAPDVVVSSTTATAQEAGVLKGALQKSKEQRDKRHASPVAESDVSSSTKKDASHDIPADEMNNITPGFENLDKEPTLNFPALTPDHTWRPGSTGRERTLDSLDSSWYIENVLLKDSSSSSLLGYLQLSFLLCLVLSNYSSSITWRDYIKILCKGEELSSKNPDLYVQFFDILVHQLTVAPAEYLDGLLELSALMEPLGNLKEIIFEGQRGFNNEEDAVNPRLKRGFDKLEGELEKMGYKLQKPEED from the coding sequence ATGTCAAGAccaccaaaaacaacaatTGCTCTGGATATCCCTGCCGGATGGCTTGTCGGCATTGATCTCTACTACTTCACTTCAACTCCCACTTTTAAAGGCATCAAATCAATCCCCCCCGGACGAACGCACATCTTGCACTGGGGCCAGGACGAAACCAGTGTCCGAAACGGAGTGGTGTtcgaggccaaggaagGAGAGGTGCTCATTTTCAAATGGGACTCCAAAAAGGAAGAAATGCTGACAAACCAGACCATTGATATCGCCGAAGCACTCTCCATTGTCCCCGAACAGTACCCCTACATGCTGGCATTCGATACCATCAGTGAGGAGCACCATACCGCCGAGTCGGCAGACTTCGCGACACTGacaaatcacgtgacccagagCGTGGTCTCCAGCGTCATTGCTCCCGACGTTGTCGTTTCTTCCACCACTGCGACTGCCCAGGAGGCTGGTGTGTTGAAGGGAGCTCTTCAAAAGTCCAAGGAACAGAGAGACAAGCGTCATGCCTCTCCCGTTGCGGAATCTGATGTGTCCTCATCGACAAAGAAGGATGCGTCGCACGATATTCCTGCCGATGAGATGAACAATATCACTCCTGGATTTGAGAATCTTGACAAGGAGCCCACTCTCAACTTCCCCGCTCTTACCCCCGATCACACCTGGAGACCTGGATCTACAGGCCGAGAACGGACTCTTGACTCGCTCGATTCGTCATGGTACATTGAGAATGTGCTTCTAAAagactcgtcgtcctcgtcatTACTGGGTTATCTTCAATTGTCGTTTCTACTGTGTCTGGTTCTGAGCAATTACTCTTCTTCCATCACCTGGAGAGACTATATCAAGATTCTGTGCAAGGGCGAGGAGCTGAGTTCCAAGAACCCCGATCTTTACGTCCAGTTCTTTGACATTCTCGTCCATCAGCTAACTGTCGCTCCTGCGGAGTATCTTGACGGTCTTCTCGAGCTTTCTGCTCTCATGGAGCCTCTCGGCAACTTGAAAGAGATTATCTTTGAGGGCCAGCGAGGTTTCaacaacgaggaggacgcCGTTAATCCCAGACTAAAGAGAGGTTTTGACAAGCTGGAGggagagctggagaagatgggcTACAAACTGCAGAAGCCGGAGGAAGATTAG
- a CDS encoding uncharacterized protein (Compare to YALI0A01826g, weakly similar to DEHA0C16203g Debaryomyces hansenii IPF 3466.1) — MTTPPPGFRTLRELHMLKNNSMVNVIARVLANPPGLISLTDLTICDRSETDFDVVANFDRNPGEWHPTETPQVGDVVVLTNFNKKTGYQKGNPVLYSKKHVSKVVFYNQNLKSYNKYPAHEPPAEYISSHPVYKYISILIDDWKQDPRSGWDGDAAAVMSFSMSLEEVSKKFDTSRLTTIKGKISELDTDVFQLTDAPGWKVQLGAYKFEDEMRQRCREKYSCHVELSHVRFKSYDKSSRKLFAKMTDRTSIDPVEGKELESLKARLSGKSKKADTDAPSEDNEVNIVPSKKVQRSDDDSESEQVEDSPETPAYSTPESFELQSETNLDSQHSETEEMGDDAINDLVNAVCGSPESSAKPDSPFSHDKSETGQNKPPPSGQPRMTSPTPLRPEPDLLSHLSQGTLTNRDIRSRDVSPRAREDDSEQPVIPHEIPVRKKLKSESPMSRTPFSRPQVSQPPPVSPVSQGPSVSPVSQGPSVSPVSQGTPAQEFPTASQSGPMLVMSEYIVPDIEEPYLVVSGVVRGARVTDKGFLSFAVYCECVNKLFTVKIRKEDEGEFLLGVSKRNQEMKLKALVSWAAQQEHVKVNLIQDEHKNENGESEYWSVGNSLEWQM, encoded by the coding sequence ATGACCACCCCACCACCAGGATTCAGGACGCTCAGAGAGCTCCACATGTTGAAAAACAACTCAATGGTCAATGTCATTGCTCGTGTGCTGGCCAACCCGCCGGGTCTGATTTCTCTCACCGACCTAACCATTTGCGACCGGTCGGAAACCGACTTCGACGTGGTGGCCAACTTTGACAGAAACCCAGGCGAATGGCACCCTACAGAAACCCCACAAGTCGGTGATGTAGTGGTGCTGACAAACTTCAACAAAAAGACGGGCTACCAGAAGGGAAACCCCGTTCTATACAGCAAGAAACACGTCTCCAAGGTCGTGTTCTACAACCAGAACTTGAAGTCATACAACAAGTATCCTGCCCACGAACCTCCAGCAGAATACATCTCTAGTCACCCCGTCTACAAATACATATCCATTCTGATCGATGACTGGAAGCAGGACCCCAGATCTGGCTGGGACGGagatgcagcagctgtCATGTCGTTCTCCATGAGTCTCGAAGAAGTGAGCAAAAAGTTCGACACGAGCAGATTGACGACAATCAAGGGCAAGATCAGCGAGCTGGATACCGACGTATTCCAACTCACTGACGCCCCAGGCTGGAAGGTCCAGTTGGGAGCTTACAAATTCGAGGACGAAATGAGACAGAGATGCAGAGAGAAGTACTCATGCCACGTGGAACTCAGCCACGTGAGATTCAAGTCATATGACAAGAGCTCGAGGAAGCTGTTTGCGAAAATGACTGACCGAACCTCCATTGATCCAGTGGAGGGCAAAGAACTGGAATCGTTGAAGGCCAGACTGAGTGGCAAGAGCAAAAAAGCAGATACGGATGCGCCTTCAGAAGACAATGAGGTGAACATTGTGCCATCCAAGAAGGTCCAGAGATCCGATGATGACAGCGAGTCAgagcaggtggaggacTCTCCTGAAACTCCGGCATATTCCACCCCTGAATCTTTTGAGCTTCAATCGGAAACAAATCTCGACTCGCAACATTCTGAGACAGAAGAAATGGGCGACGACGCCATAAATGATCTTGTCAATGCCGTTTGCGGATCACCTGAAAGCTCGGCCAAGCCGGATTCGCCCTTTTCACATGACAAGTCCGAGACCGGGCAGAATAAGCCTCCTCCAAGTGGCCAGCCCAGAATGACTTCCCCCACTCCCCTTAGACCCGAGCCTGACCTCTTGAGTCATCTGTCTCAAGGGACTTTAACCAATAGAGATATCAGGTCCAGGGATGTTTCACCCCGTGCCCGTGAAGATGATTCGGAGCAACCCGTCATACCCCATGAGATTCCAGTTCGAAAGAAACTCAAATCCGAATCTCCCATGTCGCGCACGCCTTTCAGCAGACCTCAAGTGTCGCAGCCGCCACCAGTGTCTCCCGTGTCGCAGGGACCATCAGTGTCTCCCGTGTCGCAGGGACCATCAGTGTCGCCTGTGTCGCAGGGGACACCAGCACAAGAGTTTCCTACAGCGTCGCAGTCCGGCCCGATGTTGGTCATGTCTGAGTACATCGTTCCCGACATTGAAGAGCCGTACCTTGTTGTTTCAGGGGTGGTGAGGGGAGCCAGAGTGACCGACAAGGGTTTTTTGTCTTTCGCGGTATACTGCGAATGCGTGAACAAACTGTTCACGGTGAAGATCCGCAAGGAAGATGAGGGAGagttcctccttggcgttTCCAAGCGCAATCAAGAGATGAAGCTGAAGGCGTTGGTCTCTTGGGCAGCCCAACAGGAACATGTCAAGGTCAATCTCATTCAGGACGAGCACAAGAACGAGAATGGGGAGTCGGAGTACTGGAGCGTCGGCAACTCGCTGGAGTGGCAGATGTAA